From a region of the Pontixanthobacter gangjinensis genome:
- a CDS encoding class II aldolase/adducin family protein, producing the protein MATVMNDNGVGNDADVRGKVSAEEWAVRVDLAAAYRLVALYGWDDLIFTHLSARVPGPEHHFLINPYDMMFEEITASSLVKIDVEGQPVIETSHPVNPAGFTIHSALHMNCEAAHSVMHLHTPAGQAVSAMSEGLMPHTQTGMIARSDIAYHEYEGIATDLEERDRLVEDMGDKHAMILRNHGTLAIGNSVAECFLRLYFIERACDAQVKMLSAGIENLNNPPQGTPEKVKAQTPPAGIGMVAQGLAWPALLRKLDRIDPSFRD; encoded by the coding sequence ATGGCAACTGTGATGAATGACAACGGTGTTGGTAACGATGCGGATGTTCGCGGCAAGGTGAGCGCTGAAGAATGGGCCGTCCGGGTCGATCTTGCAGCTGCATACCGGCTTGTTGCTCTATACGGCTGGGATGATTTGATTTTCACCCATTTGTCCGCCCGCGTACCGGGGCCAGAACATCACTTCCTGATCAACCCATATGACATGATGTTCGAGGAAATCACCGCCTCCAGCCTAGTGAAGATAGATGTCGAAGGTCAGCCGGTGATCGAGACATCGCATCCGGTAAATCCCGCTGGCTTCACGATCCACTCAGCACTGCATATGAATTGCGAAGCGGCGCATTCGGTAATGCATTTGCACACACCGGCAGGCCAAGCCGTCAGCGCAATGAGCGAAGGTCTGATGCCACATACGCAAACCGGCATGATCGCTCGCAGTGACATCGCTTATCACGAATATGAAGGCATCGCGACCGATCTGGAAGAGCGCGATCGTCTGGTTGAAGATATGGGCGACAAACACGCGATGATCCTGCGCAATCACGGCACGCTCGCGATTGGCAACAGCGTCGCGGAATGTTTCCTGCGGTTGTATTTTATAGAGCGTGCCTGCGATGCGCAGGTAAAGATGCTCAGCGCCGGCATCGAAAACCTCAACAATCCGCCGCAAGGCACACCCGAAAAGGTGAAAGCACAGACCCCGCCTGCTGGCATTGGCATGGTCGCACAAGGGCTGGCTTGGCCAGCATTGCTGCGGAAACTTGACCGGATCGATCCGAGCTTCAGGGATTAG
- a CDS encoding YbaB/EbfC family nucleoid-associated protein, protein MKSMEEMIQAAQKAAETIQTQMNDVQAKLDAIEVTGEAGGGLVKVRCSAKGRVLGVSIDDSLMKPEEKQMVEDLVTAAFNDARGKADRVSEEEMKSIQAGMGLPPGFNLPGMG, encoded by the coding sequence ATGAAATCCATGGAAGAAATGATTCAGGCTGCACAGAAGGCCGCCGAAACCATTCAGACGCAAATGAATGATGTTCAGGCAAAGCTGGATGCTATCGAAGTCACCGGCGAAGCAGGCGGCGGTTTGGTCAAGGTGCGCTGTTCTGCCAAGGGCCGCGTGCTGGGTGTAAGTATCGATGACAGCCTGATGAAGCCGGAGGAAAAGCAGATGGTCGAGGACCTCGTTACCGCCGCATTTAACGATGCGCGGGGAAAGGCAGACCGCGTTTCGGAAGAAGAAATGAAGAGTATTCAGGCCGGAATGGGCTTGCCCCCGGGGTTCAATCTGCCCGGTATGGGTTGA
- a CDS encoding DNA polymerase III subunit gamma/tau, with translation MGDSPDNSDTPPWDDGPPVEADAGAADAQASAAELEAAGQNSMFGAGEPEAPTPAAKPVESGQPYRVLARKYRPQTFSELIGQEPMVQTLANAIKRDRLAHAFLMTGVRGVGKTSTARLIAKALNCVGPDGQGGPTINPCGQCEPCIAIAEGRHMDVIEMDAASHTGVDDVREIIEAVRYAAVSARYKIYIIDEVHMLSRNAFNALLKTLEEPPAHVKFLFATTEVDKLPVTVLSRTQRFDLRRITTDLLEGHFARICGLEGVEAETEALHMIAMAAEGSVRDGLSILDQAIAHADLGDQGQVTAERVRDMLGLADKTAQRTMLGLLLAGDAQAMLSSMNDQYALGVEPIALMRGLMDLVHKITLAQVGGGEPEAPTAEEGAALKDWAGRLAPGQLHRLWQLLLKGHDEVRQAPDPLVSAQMALLRVLHAADLPDPGKLATKLEQLAEIGAASAQPTGEGNTTAAPAAQIGWKQLTEQVGANGNHLASSIMQLQVRIVSLEPGKLRFSRASQFKDDIAPQLRDALMGLTGDRWTVEECQEAGAPSLVEEGEAEQRAALELLKKHPLVEATMDVFPEAEMVEEEIAPARGQASWGR, from the coding sequence ATGGGTGATTCACCGGACAATTCAGATACGCCGCCTTGGGACGATGGGCCTCCGGTTGAGGCAGATGCTGGCGCGGCCGATGCACAGGCGAGCGCGGCGGAGTTAGAAGCTGCAGGGCAGAATTCTATGTTCGGTGCAGGGGAACCAGAAGCGCCGACTCCGGCCGCGAAACCAGTGGAATCAGGCCAACCTTATCGCGTCCTTGCCCGCAAATACCGTCCGCAAACCTTCAGCGAGCTGATCGGGCAGGAGCCGATGGTGCAAACGCTGGCGAATGCGATCAAGCGCGATCGGCTGGCGCACGCATTCCTGATGACTGGTGTGCGCGGAGTGGGTAAAACCTCGACTGCAAGGCTGATTGCCAAGGCGCTTAATTGCGTGGGACCAGATGGACAGGGTGGCCCAACGATCAATCCTTGCGGCCAGTGCGAACCGTGCATCGCGATCGCCGAAGGTCGGCACATGGATGTGATCGAGATGGACGCTGCCAGCCACACCGGCGTGGACGACGTTCGCGAGATAATCGAGGCGGTCCGCTACGCCGCTGTCTCGGCGCGCTACAAGATTTACATTATTGACGAAGTCCACATGCTTTCGCGCAATGCTTTCAATGCCTTACTGAAGACTCTTGAAGAGCCGCCTGCGCATGTGAAGTTCCTCTTTGCGACGACGGAAGTCGACAAACTGCCGGTTACGGTACTGAGCCGGACCCAACGGTTCGATTTGCGACGGATTACCACTGATCTTCTCGAAGGCCACTTCGCAAGAATTTGTGGCCTAGAGGGAGTGGAGGCCGAAACCGAAGCGCTCCACATGATTGCAATGGCGGCCGAAGGGTCTGTGCGCGACGGTCTTTCCATTCTCGACCAAGCGATTGCTCATGCTGATTTGGGCGATCAGGGCCAAGTTACTGCAGAGCGGGTTCGCGATATGCTGGGGCTTGCGGATAAGACTGCGCAGCGCACAATGCTAGGGCTTCTGCTCGCGGGAGATGCGCAAGCGATGTTGTCGTCAATGAACGACCAATATGCGCTGGGTGTTGAACCGATCGCCTTGATGCGCGGGTTGATGGATCTGGTGCACAAGATCACGCTTGCCCAAGTCGGCGGAGGGGAGCCCGAAGCTCCAACCGCAGAAGAAGGCGCTGCGCTGAAAGACTGGGCGGGGCGCTTAGCGCCGGGCCAGTTGCACCGACTATGGCAATTGCTGCTCAAAGGGCACGATGAAGTTCGGCAGGCGCCCGACCCACTTGTCTCTGCTCAAATGGCGCTGCTACGGGTGCTGCATGCGGCTGATTTGCCAGATCCAGGCAAGCTAGCGACGAAGCTTGAACAGCTTGCGGAGATAGGTGCAGCCTCTGCCCAGCCAACTGGCGAGGGGAACACCACTGCTGCTCCAGCTGCGCAAATTGGCTGGAAGCAATTGACCGAACAAGTCGGGGCAAACGGCAATCATTTGGCCTCAAGTATAATGCAATTACAGGTCCGGATTGTTTCGCTTGAACCCGGCAAATTGCGCTTTAGCCGGGCCAGTCAGTTCAAAGATGACATTGCTCCGCAATTACGCGATGCGCTGATGGGCTTGACGGGTGACCGTTGGACGGTCGAAGAATGTCAGGAAGCTGGCGCACCGTCTTTGGTCGAAGAGGGTGAAGCCGAACAGCGCGCTGCCCTCGAACTGTTGAAGAAACATCCGCTGGTGGAAGCCACGATGGATGTCTTCCCCGAGGCCGAAATGGTCGAAGAAGAAATTGCTCCCGCACGGGGCCAGGCCTCTTGGGGTCGCTGA
- a CDS encoding NADH dehydrogenase ubiquinone Fe-S protein 4 yields the protein MAARIYQRTQSAMQSGKARTEKWILEFEQAEARKADPLMGWTGSADTQAQVELTFPDKEAAKAYAAKYGIAARVHATPPKSLKLQAYADNFR from the coding sequence ATGGCAGCACGTATTTACCAACGCACCCAAAGCGCGATGCAGTCCGGCAAAGCCCGGACGGAAAAATGGATTCTCGAATTCGAGCAAGCCGAAGCGCGCAAAGCTGACCCTTTAATGGGTTGGACCGGCAGCGCCGATACGCAGGCGCAAGTTGAGCTGACATTTCCAGATAAGGAAGCGGCGAAGGCCTATGCGGCCAAGTACGGGATTGCTGCACGTGTGCACGCAACGCCGCCCAAATCTCTGAAATTACAGGCCTACGCTGATAATTTCCGGTAA